A genome region from Planctomycetia bacterium includes the following:
- a CDS encoding amidohydrolase, which translates to MSLRTHGPPAPFAASSVILFSRILVFMASIGMAGSDAAAGAERADLVIRGGIVVAMDTARRVIDGGSVAIVGDKIAAIGTVDEIAARYDAARTIDARGRIVMPGLVNAHGHAAMTLLRGMADDKALMDWLQNYIFPAEAKMVDEAFVRAGTRLALLEMLLGGTTTYVDMYYFEFAVAEETARAGMRGVIGQAMLDFPAPDFKTWDASLAGTEAFLKQWQNHPLITPAVAPHAPYTVSPEHLQAAAKLAADYRVPIIIHVSETKAELATMQERYKATPIEHLDRLGVLKENVIAKHVVWATDAELLTLRKHGVGVVHCPQSNMKLASGIAPVPKMLELKIPVALGTDGAASNNDLDMWEEIDTVAKLHKVATLDPTVVSAREAVAMGTIEGARAIHMADQIGSLEVGKKADVILVGLDAAHEVPMYDVYSHLAYTVKASDVQTVVVGGKVVVEDRRPQTLDAAAIIAEARTYRDKVRAAIGK; encoded by the coding sequence ATGAGTCTTCGCACGCATGGGCCACCTGCTCCGTTCGCTGCTTCATCAGTCATCTTATTTTCACGGATTCTAGTTTTCATGGCTTCGATCGGGATGGCCGGCAGCGATGCGGCGGCGGGAGCGGAACGTGCCGACTTGGTGATTCGCGGCGGCATCGTCGTCGCGATGGACACTGCACGGCGCGTGATCGACGGCGGCAGCGTGGCGATCGTCGGCGATAAGATCGCGGCGATCGGCACGGTCGACGAAATCGCCGCCCGCTACGACGCGGCCCGCACCATCGACGCGCGGGGTCGCATCGTCATGCCGGGCCTCGTCAACGCGCATGGTCATGCGGCGATGACTTTGCTGCGCGGCATGGCCGACGATAAGGCCCTGATGGACTGGCTGCAAAATTACATTTTCCCGGCCGAAGCGAAGATGGTCGACGAAGCGTTCGTCCGCGCAGGAACGCGCCTGGCGCTCTTGGAAATGCTCCTCGGCGGCACGACCACGTATGTCGACATGTACTACTTCGAGTTCGCCGTCGCCGAAGAAACCGCGCGGGCCGGCATGCGCGGCGTCATCGGGCAAGCGATGCTCGACTTCCCCGCGCCCGACTTCAAGACCTGGGACGCTTCGCTGGCCGGAACGGAAGCCTTCTTGAAGCAATGGCAAAACCACCCGCTCATCACTCCGGCCGTCGCTCCGCATGCGCCGTACACCGTTTCGCCCGAGCATCTGCAAGCCGCCGCGAAGCTCGCCGCCGATTATCGCGTGCCGATCATCATTCACGTCTCGGAGACGAAAGCGGAACTCGCCACGATGCAAGAGCGTTACAAGGCGACTCCGATCGAGCATCTCGATCGGCTCGGCGTGCTGAAAGAGAACGTCATCGCGAAGCATGTCGTCTGGGCTACCGATGCCGAACTGCTGACGCTCCGGAAGCACGGTGTCGGCGTGGTTCATTGTCCGCAGTCGAATATGAAGCTCGCCTCGGGCATCGCGCCGGTTCCGAAAATGCTGGAACTGAAGATCCCCGTCGCGCTCGGCACCGACGGCGCAGCCTCGAACAACGACCTCGACATGTGGGAAGAGATCGACACCGTCGCGAAGTTGCATAAAGTCGCGACGCTCGACCCGACGGTCGTCTCGGCGCGCGAGGCGGTGGCGATGGGGACGATCGAAGGAGCCCGCGCGATTCACATGGCCGACCAAATCGGCTCGCTGGAAGTCGGCAAAAAGGCCGACGTCATCCTCGTCGGCCTCGACGCTGCTCATGAGGTGCCGATGTACGACGTCTATTCGCATCTGGCATATACAGTGAAGGCGAGCGATGTGCAGACGGTCGTCGTCGGTGGCAAGGTCGTCGTTGAAGATCGTCGGCCGCAGACGCTCGACGCCGCCGCGATCATCGCCGAGGCCCGAACCTATCGCGATAAAGTGCGGGCGGCGATCGGCAAGTAG